A single region of the Cereibacter sphaeroides 2.4.1 genome encodes:
- a CDS encoding acyl-CoA thioesterase, with product MYPYVRLFMEMRRARRLDPLPVLGTHRSSHRCLPWDLAPWRELNNGRTLTLFDLGRAPLLVRTGMQRICSEKGWGMTVAGSSVRYRRRVVLMERLEMVSRCLGWDGRFFYMEQSLWRKGDCTSHMLLRAATTTGSGIVPPAEVAAALGAGESPPLPDWAQAWIEADALRPWPPAA from the coding sequence ATGTATCCTTACGTCCGCCTTTTCATGGAGATGCGCCGCGCGCGGCGGCTCGATCCCCTGCCGGTTCTGGGTACGCACCGCTCCTCGCACCGCTGCCTGCCCTGGGATCTCGCCCCGTGGCGCGAGCTCAACAACGGGCGGACGCTGACCCTGTTCGATCTGGGCCGGGCGCCGCTTCTGGTGCGCACGGGGATGCAGCGGATCTGCTCCGAAAAGGGCTGGGGCATGACGGTGGCGGGCAGCTCGGTGCGTTACCGGCGGCGCGTGGTGCTGATGGAACGGCTCGAGATGGTGAGCCGCTGCCTCGGCTGGGACGGACGGTTCTTCTACATGGAGCAGAGCCTCTGGCGGAAGGGCGACTGCACGAGCCACATGCTGCTGCGCGCGGCCACGACCACGGGATCGGGCATCGTGCCGCCGGCCGAGGTGGCGGCGGCCCTCGGCGCGGGCGAGAGCCCGCCCCTGCCCGACTGGGCGCAGGCCTGGATCGAGGCCGACGCGCTGCGGCCCTGGCCGCCTGCGGCCTGA
- the yaaA gene encoding peroxide stress protein YaaA produces MLAVLSPAKRLAAQPALDLPADLAPSEPRLQDQADALARVARDLTAADLRRLMHISEPLARLNVARFAEFHEARNAAVPAVALFDGDTYAGLEARTMDADALRWAQERICILSGLYGLLRPLDRIQPHRLEMGTRLATERGATLYDFWGDRIAEALNARAAETGARVLVNCASVEYFTAADRAALKLPVITPTFLEERNGERKIVSFWAKRARGAMARFIAENRLDDPEDLRAFRAGGYAYEPDLSTDERPVFLRAG; encoded by the coding sequence ATGCTCGCCGTCCTGTCGCCCGCCAAGCGCCTCGCGGCGCAGCCCGCCCTCGATCTGCCCGCGGATCTCGCGCCGTCCGAGCCGCGCCTGCAGGATCAGGCCGATGCGCTGGCGCGGGTCGCGCGCGATCTGACCGCGGCCGACCTGCGCCGGCTCATGCATATCTCCGAGCCGCTGGCCCGGCTGAACGTGGCGCGCTTCGCGGAATTTCACGAAGCGCGAAATGCGGCCGTGCCTGCGGTCGCCTTGTTCGACGGCGACACCTATGCCGGTCTCGAGGCGCGGACCATGGATGCCGATGCGCTCCGCTGGGCGCAGGAGAGGATCTGCATCCTCTCGGGCCTCTACGGGCTCCTGCGCCCGCTCGACCGGATCCAGCCGCACCGGCTCGAGATGGGCACGCGGCTTGCGACCGAGCGCGGCGCGACGCTCTACGATTTCTGGGGCGACCGGATTGCCGAGGCCCTGAACGCGCGCGCGGCAGAGACCGGGGCGCGCGTCCTCGTGAACTGCGCGTCGGTGGAATATTTCACCGCCGCGGATCGCGCGGCGCTGAAGCTCCCCGTGATCACGCCCACCTTCCTCGAAGAGCGCAACGGCGAGCGCAAGATCGTGAGCTTCTGGGCCAAGCGCGCCCGGGGCGCCATGGCCCGCTTCATCGCCGAGAACCGGCTCGACGACCCGGAGGACCTGCGCGCCTTCCGCGCGGGCGGCTACGCCTACGAGCCCGACCTCTCCACCGACGAGCGCCCCGTCTTCCTGCGCGCGGGCTGA
- a CDS encoding YggT family protein, producing MISLFQILMLILDIAKFIIFAHIIMSWLINFEVLNLRQPLVGQIWDGLSRLLEPIYSQVRRILPSMGGLDLAPLIVLVAIYALQIVLRNNMASFYF from the coding sequence ATGATATCGCTCTTCCAGATCCTGATGCTGATCCTCGACATCGCGAAGTTCATCATCTTCGCGCATATCATCATGAGCTGGCTCATCAATTTCGAGGTGCTGAACCTGCGTCAGCCGCTCGTCGGCCAGATCTGGGACGGGCTGAGCCGCCTGCTCGAGCCGATCTATTCGCAGGTGCGCCGCATCCTGCCCTCGATGGGGGGTCTGGATCTCGCACCGCTGATCGTGCTGGTCGCGATCTACGCGCTGCAGATCGTGCTGCGCAACAACATGGCCAGCTTCTACTTCTGA
- the recQ gene encoding DNA helicase RecQ, which yields MPTPRELLHSIFGFSDFRPGQEEIVEAVRQGQNTLAIMPTGGGKSLCYQLPALSREGVTLVVSPLIALMRDQVRSLREAGVEAGALTSGNTEAETDEVFRALDEGRIKLLYMAPERLASAGAFALLRRVGVGLIAVDEAHCVSQWGHDFRPDYLRIGELRRALDVPLAAFTATADAETQEEIVARLFDGVAPATFLRGFDRPNIHLAFAVKASPRQQILAFAAARKGRSGIVYCATRAKTETLAQALREAGHSACHYHGGMEAHDRRAVEIRFQQEDGLIVVATVAFGMGIDKPDIRWVAHADLPKSIEGYYQEIGRAGRDGAPAETLTLYGPDDIRLRRSQIDEGLAPPDRKAADHARLNALLGLAEATACRRQVLLGYFGESSEPCGTCDLCDRPAELFDATEAVRKALSAILRTGEWFGTGHLIDILTGTATQKVRDRGHDGLPTFSVGRDLSRPAWEAVFRQMMGRDLVRPDPERHGALKMTEAARPILRGEEQITLRRDTVKSAAARPQARALISEEDAPLLSALKAKRRALAEAAGVPAYVIFTDRTLIEMAERRPQTLDEMAGITGVGAKKLESYGATFLAVVTGEAEAAMHPQRRRLAGRGAAELFDRLAEAQVALMRGEDGTGKPLSLPQSTLRRIAEARPTTLADLDRVGDLGAQKIERFGEAFLDVLREA from the coding sequence ATGCCCACCCCGCGCGAGCTTCTTCATTCGATCTTCGGCTTTTCCGACTTCCGGCCGGGGCAGGAAGAGATCGTCGAGGCGGTGCGGCAGGGGCAGAACACGCTCGCCATCATGCCGACGGGCGGCGGCAAGTCGCTCTGCTACCAGCTGCCCGCCCTCTCCCGCGAAGGGGTGACGCTCGTCGTCTCGCCGCTGATCGCGCTCATGCGCGATCAGGTGCGCTCGCTGCGCGAGGCGGGGGTCGAGGCCGGTGCGCTCACCTCGGGCAACACCGAGGCCGAGACGGACGAGGTGTTCCGGGCGCTCGACGAGGGCCGGATCAAGCTCCTCTACATGGCGCCCGAGCGGCTCGCCTCGGCCGGGGCCTTCGCGCTCTTGCGCCGGGTGGGGGTGGGGCTCATCGCGGTGGACGAGGCCCATTGCGTGAGCCAGTGGGGCCATGACTTCCGCCCCGATTACCTGCGCATCGGCGAACTGCGCCGCGCGCTCGACGTGCCACTGGCGGCCTTTACCGCCACCGCCGACGCCGAAACGCAGGAAGAGATCGTGGCGCGCCTCTTCGACGGCGTGGCGCCCGCCACCTTCCTGCGCGGCTTCGACCGGCCGAACATCCATCTGGCCTTCGCCGTCAAGGCGAGCCCGCGCCAGCAGATCCTGGCCTTCGCCGCCGCGCGCAAGGGCCGCTCGGGCATCGTCTATTGCGCCACCCGCGCCAAGACCGAGACGCTCGCCCAGGCGCTGCGCGAGGCGGGGCATTCCGCCTGCCACTATCATGGCGGGATGGAGGCCCACGACCGGCGCGCGGTCGAGATCCGCTTCCAGCAGGAGGACGGTCTCATCGTCGTGGCGACGGTTGCCTTCGGCATGGGCATCGACAAGCCCGACATCCGCTGGGTGGCCCATGCCGACCTGCCGAAATCCATCGAGGGCTATTATCAGGAGATCGGCCGCGCTGGCCGAGACGGCGCCCCGGCCGAGACGCTGACGCTCTACGGCCCCGACGACATCCGCCTGCGCCGCTCCCAGATCGACGAGGGGCTGGCCCCGCCCGACCGCAAGGCCGCCGATCATGCCCGGCTGAACGCGCTGCTGGGTCTGGCCGAGGCCACCGCCTGCCGGCGGCAGGTGCTGCTCGGCTATTTCGGCGAAAGCTCCGAGCCCTGCGGCACCTGCGATCTCTGCGACCGCCCGGCCGAGCTCTTCGATGCGACCGAGGCGGTGCGCAAGGCGCTGTCGGCGATCCTGCGCACCGGCGAATGGTTCGGGACCGGCCATCTGATCGACATCCTGACCGGCACTGCGACCCAGAAGGTGCGCGACCGCGGCCACGACGGGCTGCCCACCTTCTCGGTCGGCCGGGATCTCTCGCGCCCGGCGTGGGAGGCGGTGTTCCGGCAGATGATGGGGCGCGATCTGGTGCGGCCCGATCCCGAACGCCACGGCGCGCTGAAGATGACCGAGGCCGCCCGCCCCATCCTCCGCGGGGAGGAGCAGATCACGCTCCGCCGCGACACGGTGAAATCCGCCGCGGCCCGGCCGCAGGCCCGCGCGCTGATCTCCGAGGAGGATGCGCCGCTTCTGTCTGCGCTGAAGGCCAAGCGCCGGGCGCTCGCCGAGGCCGCGGGCGTGCCCGCCTATGTGATCTTCACCGACCGCACCCTGATCGAGATGGCCGAGCGTCGGCCGCAGACCCTCGACGAGATGGCCGGGATCACAGGCGTCGGCGCCAAGAAGCTCGAGAGCTACGGCGCGACCTTCCTTGCCGTCGTCACCGGCGAGGCCGAGGCCGCCATGCATCCCCAGCGCCGCCGTCTGGCGGGGCGGGGTGCGGCCGAGCTCTTCGACCGGCTGGCCGAGGCGCAGGTCGCGCTGATGCGCGGCGAGGACGGCACCGGCAAGCCGCTGAGCCTGCCGCAGAGCACGCTGCGCCGGATCGCCGAGGCGCGGCCCACGACGCTCGCCGATCTCGACCGCGTGGGCGATCTCGGCGCGCAGAAGATCGAGCGCTTCGGCGAGGCCTTCCTCGACGTGCTGCGGGAGGCCTGA
- a CDS encoding hybrid sensor histidine kinase/response regulator — MDIEQKLAKERRARLAAERLLEYKQRELFAANEKLAIHARALSDQIIEQRAVVKTALSEAEKLKGQNSRFLSELERAHTAAVMAERRLWDSIDAIEDGFAVFDAGQRLVAANEAYRCHFEGLEVRPGMALADLLQLATTHGLIDLRGEPADHWRQRMIRRWDEDPVEPEIVRRCTGQWLRLVNRRARDGDMVSLLIDITEQMRLRAAIDAIPDGFVLFDRAERLVLCNDRYRAIYPRSAEALRPGAPFEEILRHGLAHGQFPEAAGREEEWLADRLAAFRHLGGAAEQQLDDGRWLRVIEHETPDGGRVGLGVDITELKRQQAALESARAAAEAASRAKSAFLANMSHEIRTPMNGIVGMADLLCETVLTEDQRLFSETIRSSGEALLVIINDILDYSKIEANRLTLHPEPFDLERTIHEVAMLLQPKARAKGIDLLIDFDLFLPTRFVGDPGRLRQVLTNLIGNAVKFTAAGHVLIRVVGLEVAPGRHDLRVTVEDTGIGIAPEHLDHVFGEFNQIEAEATRRFEGTGLGLAITRRLIELMQGAVWVESEPGRGSCFGFRLTLPAADDEAAPPVPIEVRRALVVDGQFINRTILERQLAPCGISVTLCRSGIEALAELSADAGYDLLLTDHEMPDLDGLALAQRVRAGGFSMPILLLTSNPSAVRDHPAEALLAGVLQKPLLRSDLYRRLQSLTAPPAAPDRPPPVPVPALRRMRVLAAEDNRTNQLVFGKMVRDLDIDLTFADNGREAVELYDRIRPDLVFMDISMPEMDGRAAARAIRARERGGTHVPIVALTAHALESDARASAAAGIDRTLTKPLRRAMILETLAAFCPAGTRPIQPALVEGPD; from the coding sequence ATGGACATCGAGCAGAAGCTGGCCAAGGAGCGGCGGGCGCGGCTGGCTGCCGAACGGCTGCTGGAATACAAGCAGCGCGAGCTTTTTGCCGCCAACGAGAAGCTCGCGATCCACGCCCGCGCGCTGTCGGATCAGATCATCGAGCAGCGCGCCGTGGTCAAGACAGCCCTCTCCGAGGCCGAGAAGCTGAAGGGGCAGAACAGCCGCTTCCTCTCCGAACTCGAACGCGCCCACACCGCCGCCGTCATGGCCGAGCGGCGGCTGTGGGATTCGATCGACGCGATCGAGGACGGGTTCGCCGTCTTCGACGCCGGTCAGCGCCTCGTGGCCGCGAACGAGGCCTACCGCTGCCATTTCGAGGGGCTCGAGGTGCGGCCGGGCATGGCGCTGGCCGACCTCCTGCAGCTGGCCACCACCCATGGGCTGATCGACCTGCGCGGCGAGCCCGCCGATCACTGGCGGCAGCGCATGATCCGCCGCTGGGACGAGGATCCGGTCGAGCCCGAGATCGTGCGCCGCTGCACCGGCCAATGGCTGCGGCTGGTGAACCGGCGCGCGCGCGACGGCGACATGGTGAGCCTTCTCATCGACATCACCGAGCAGATGCGGCTCCGCGCGGCCATCGACGCGATCCCCGACGGATTCGTCCTCTTCGACCGGGCCGAGCGGCTGGTGCTCTGCAACGACCGCTATCGCGCGATCTATCCCCGTTCCGCCGAGGCGCTGCGGCCCGGCGCCCCGTTCGAGGAGATCCTGCGGCACGGGCTCGCGCACGGTCAGTTCCCGGAAGCCGCGGGCCGCGAGGAGGAGTGGCTGGCCGACCGCCTCGCGGCCTTCCGTCACCTCGGCGGCGCGGCCGAGCAGCAGCTCGACGACGGGCGCTGGCTGCGGGTGATCGAGCACGAGACCCCCGATGGCGGCCGCGTGGGCCTCGGCGTCGACATCACCGAGCTGAAGCGCCAGCAGGCCGCGCTCGAATCCGCCCGCGCCGCCGCCGAGGCCGCCAGCCGGGCGAAGTCCGCCTTCCTCGCCAACATGAGCCACGAGATCCGCACGCCCATGAACGGGATCGTGGGCATGGCGGACCTCCTCTGCGAGACCGTGCTGACCGAGGATCAGCGCCTCTTTTCCGAGACCATCCGGTCGTCGGGCGAGGCGCTTCTCGTCATCATCAACGACATCCTCGACTATTCGAAGATCGAGGCGAACCGGCTGACGCTGCACCCCGAGCCCTTCGATCTCGAACGGACCATCCACGAGGTCGCCATGCTGCTCCAGCCCAAGGCGCGGGCCAAGGGGATCGACCTGCTCATCGACTTCGACCTGTTCCTGCCCACGCGCTTCGTGGGCGACCCGGGGCGGCTGCGACAGGTGCTGACGAACCTGATCGGCAATGCGGTCAAGTTCACGGCCGCCGGCCATGTGCTGATCCGTGTCGTGGGCCTCGAGGTCGCGCCGGGGCGGCACGACCTGCGCGTGACGGTCGAGGATACCGGGATCGGGATCGCGCCCGAGCATCTCGACCATGTGTTCGGCGAGTTCAACCAGATCGAGGCCGAGGCCACCCGCCGCTTCGAGGGCACCGGCCTCGGCCTCGCCATCACCCGCCGCCTGATCGAGCTGATGCAGGGGGCGGTCTGGGTCGAGAGCGAGCCGGGGCGCGGCTCCTGTTTCGGCTTCCGCCTGACGCTGCCCGCCGCCGATGACGAGGCCGCCCCGCCGGTGCCGATCGAGGTGCGCCGCGCGCTGGTGGTGGATGGCCAGTTCATCAACCGCACCATTCTCGAACGCCAGCTTGCCCCTTGCGGCATCTCGGTCACGCTCTGCCGCTCGGGGATCGAGGCTCTGGCCGAACTGTCGGCGGATGCGGGCTATGACCTCCTTCTGACCGATCACGAGATGCCCGACCTCGACGGGCTTGCGCTGGCCCAAAGGGTGCGTGCGGGCGGCTTCTCCATGCCGATCCTTCTTCTGACCTCGAACCCGTCCGCCGTGCGCGATCATCCGGCCGAGGCGCTGCTGGCCGGAGTGCTGCAGAAGCCGCTCCTGCGCTCTGATCTCTACCGGCGCCTCCAGTCTTTGACCGCGCCCCCCGCCGCGCCGGACCGGCCGCCGCCCGTGCCGGTGCCGGCGCTCCGGCGGATGCGGGTGCTGGCCGCCGAGGACAACCGCACCAACCAGCTCGTCTTCGGCAAGATGGTGCGAGACCTCGACATCGACCTCACCTTCGCCGACAACGGCCGCGAGGCGGTGGAGCTTTATGATCGCATCCGGCCCGATCTCGTCTTCATGGATATCTCGATGCCGGAAATGGATGGGCGTGCGGCCGCGCGCGCCATCCGCGCCCGTGAGCGTGGGGGCACCCATGTGCCCATCGTGGCACTGACGGCCCACGCGCTCGAGAGCGACGCCCGGGCCAGTGCCGCCGCAGGTATCGACCGGACGCTCACCAAGCCCCTGCGCCGGGCCATGATCCTCGAAACGCTGGCGGCCTTCTGTCCGGCAGGCACCCGGCCCATCCAGCCCGCCTTGGTCGAGGGGCCGGACTGA